From a single Lolium rigidum isolate FL_2022 chromosome 7, APGP_CSIRO_Lrig_0.1, whole genome shotgun sequence genomic region:
- the LOC124669674 gene encoding uncharacterized protein LOC124669674 — protein MGSMALLRSSACFLFVLSSSLGAANGMYRRAGGEADEEGFSSSRGVTDGARGHRRAWPGYLYTRAVGRCTPQFWSSGAEQWPNIVPPEAAVWKVFGSRSVDKYGPRLTLLEATMRTDDVSSPFAKLVKHGSAALINAYTRTGFPFGSWEVKALLLEALGSEDAAAAQAERFEQANESCV, from the exons atgggttccATGGCGCTCCTCCGTTCGTCGGcctgcttcctctttgtcctcagCTCGTCGCTCGGGGCGGCGAATGGGATGTATCGCAGGGCTGGCGGGGAGGCCGACGAGGAGGGGTTCAGCAGCAGCAGAGGGGTCACCGACGGCGCCCGCGGCCACAGGAGGGCGTGGCCGGGGTACCTCTACACCAGAGCAGTCGGGCGATGCACACCCCA GTTCTGGAGCAGTGGAGCCGAGCAATGGCCCAACATTGTCCCGCCGGAAGCGGCGGTGTGGAAGGTGTTCGGCTCCAGGTCCGTCGACAAGTACGGGCCGCGCCTTACCCTGCTGGAGGCTACCATGAGGACCGATGACGTCAGCAGCCCCTTTGCCAAGCTCGTGAAGCACGGAAGCGCGGCGCTCATCAACGCCTACACCAGGACAGGCTTCCCTTTCGGTTCCTGGGAGGTGAAGGCGCTGCTGCTGGAGGCGCTCGGCTCCGAGGACGCCGCGGCCGCCCAAGCCGAGCGGTTCGAGCAGGCGAACGAGTCCTGCGTCTGA